In Cucurbita pepo subsp. pepo cultivar mu-cu-16 chromosome LG10, ASM280686v2, whole genome shotgun sequence, the DNA window ATCACATTTGAGTGAAATCGACCCTAAGAATAGAatgagtgaaattttttttaaaaagttaaaagttacTACTGTACAGTGACTCGACTCGATTGAACTCTTGAATTCTACCGTGATGCATGGGAGTGATATAAAATCGGTGttagatatattattttaataaattaaataattatttggaagcaatattaaaactttgagggtaaaaataatttaaaaaaaaaaaaaaaaaaaaaaaaaccaagaaaTTAATTAGACGGCTTTAAATTGttaagagaaataaaaaggagGGACCCACAGAGTTGGCAGAAGGTAATTAAGCAAATAATGAGGTTGTGCAGTGGGGTCCACAATAGAGTAGCTGCACCGTAGCCGTACCCCACGCATAATCCCAGAATTAAGACNacccccccccccccccccaggCCCAGGTCCAGGCCCATTACTCATATACCGACAAAAACAACACCCCTTCTGGGCCCCACCCTCATAAAATCCAATGGTCATGATTATACTCATACGCTTAACCGGATACCTACAAAAACCACCAGATCCCCCCTCTCTTTCTTTGACCAtacacaaaaatgaaaagaaaaaaggaaataaaaagtcttaccGGTTTGTCCGGTTCGATTTCCATGGAAATAAACCCTTTTTGGCTACGCAGACCGGCTGCCTTTTTATGggaatttcatatttttatcatcttttttgtgtaaattcaatttttttttttttttttttaaaataaaataaataaaggatatCGGATCCGGTACGGTAAATTCCAGAGTACCTTTCCTACACTGGGCCCCACTTCTGACATCCTCATCACTCCACCCAGCACCAATTTTGCCCCcttttaatgaatattttgcCTTATTATCTTAatctatttctttaaaattatattccttttaaatgtaaacaatttattaataataataaatttacaactaacaattccaaatattttgtttttaataactcattaacacaaaatattattcattaaaaaaattaNtttttttttttttttttttttttttttttttttacggtttggattgggttaaatttgtaaaaatttgaaaatccgAGTGAGtttgtgaggctaacggcaaTGCATAACTatcaaaacggataatatctcaTAGCTATAGACTTACCTTTTACATCGCCTAACCTAACGGGTGaaagcagaaaaaaaaaatatatattttaaaagatttctgaaataatttaattttaatattattatgataatTCTGAATAGTGAATGGAATAGGCAGAAAATGCGCGTCGCAAGCAGACCGTGCATGTACCTTATTCCTATTTTGtgcaattaaaattataatttaaatatgtccttttatatatatatatataaatgaaaaagaaaaatgaactgATGAAATTACATATTTACCCCTGAAATTGTAAGAAATTACGGAGAGAGGGGTATTTTGGGAAACATGGGAAGGCGGGCCTTGGATCCTTCGCCTACGGCGTAGACCACTTTGAGAGTCGggaagaggaaaatgaaagtcAGGAACTTTTACAATTTCCAATGCCACCCCTCCGGTTTCAGTGTAACCCTTCCCGTTTCTTCCCCCGTTTTAACGGACTCCACTGAACCACCCCCCGTTCCGTAATTCACCCTTATTTACCActttaaccttttattttatgttttttttttaatttaaaattataaaataaattggcACGTTGAGGCTATAAATACGATGCCATTAGCTCTCTTCTTCCCCCACACACAGCATTTACTTCGGTTTGGTGGCCTTTCTCTCTATATATCATAacaaaaacacacacaaaaaacccaattcaaatccccttttttctctctttcttatcgCACGGAAGAGTCCGTTAAGCTCAGGAGGGATAGCGCCGTGTCAATCGATCGACGTTGTTTCGTTACCTCATTCTTTTCGGGCGCTATCCATCCTGAGTTTCCCGGCTTCTTCTTGctctttttttagttgttgCTCGTCGTGGAGGAGAAAATGCACATCGTATTGTTCTATCGTATCATCATCGTCATTTGTTGCTTTGGATGTGTAAGCTTCTTTCTCTcctttataatattttaatcaaaatatatttatttctatgaaagaattatcaattttttttattggaatatGCTCGACgcttaaaatgtttataatatcatttttatcggattaattttgattttaaaaaattataatgttaaaaagtatcgatataattaaatttattataatctattatttttttatatattaatattgagATTTATCGGATTATATttgcattgttttttttattttggatggttggaatattattttaattatatttgggcttttgatataatttggttattattttttatttttttaaataaaaacaaatttctcaaactaccttttttttcttataaattaaaattcaatacaatttgttatatatatatatatatatttgcttCATTAAAAACGGTCTGAcgttaataatgaaaatgatattattgggataattttgatatatgaCCGTATCGTTCAAATAGTAGAATCATATGTATAATTTATGATACTGGAGTAAACGAAagatatataaatgaatggaGACTATATTTGAATAAGAGCGATCGTGAAGATAGGATAACTAAggaaaaacttttaaaaaattgaaaggcaGTGAGTTGtgtatctttcttttttgtggcTTAATTATATAAACACTAAAATTAAGCTTGTTTTGGTTGGAGCAATTTGATGGTGCGAGGCTTTTTGAGAATTCTCGATGCATCATGTACGTGTGCTGGAAGAACTTGTATTGAGATGTggagatagtcttcactcttaaaaacGAGGAATAGAGCAACATGACCATGCAACAAGAGTATGTCCGGGCCATCAAGTACCAATTTAGATTCTAAATCGTGATCCAAATCATAGAcatgttaatatttttgttaatggtGTTAATTGTAATTCTAATCTAAATTACTTGTCGATGACATTTTACTTAACATCTAAAGGTTGTAACATGATATAGCTCAGagttaatctaaaaaatacatattttaagaattacgAACATATAAGTGACAGAAACACTCGGCCAACTAAGAGAggcaataattttaaaataaacaaaactaacTTACTCATATATTCAATCTGTTACACGGTATATATAATTAGACAAAAATGGtgtattattaatattagatgaacacgactctcacAGTGATGTGATATTATCTACCTTGATagataagctctcatgactttgttgtGGACTACCCTAAGAGACCTCATTCCAATATAGATagtatttgattataaatacatgatcattccctaaattagtcgatgtgggactttttaatgatatatttttttagtttaagtttgaggttattattttttttttcattttaaattcgagggtatttttgaaatactcttgaaagttaaaagagtattttgtaaataaaatattaacggaGGGAgagtaattttgatttttttttctttttttttgaaatttaagaatattattgaaacttttagatattttaattcatttagcaaatttattaaattatattaattttttttataaaaattatattttgttaacCAATTTTGATAGATGAAAAGTagcaataaaatttaaagtatattttaatctaaaatatcgattaaattagtaaaaaatatataatttttactagaaaaatacaattttgttatataaaaTGAACAgccaagaaaaaataagaaaaagacaCGTCAAGATATTTCTATGGCGAACTGCAATTCTGTCCGTCTAAATTCGTCCTTACAAATTGGGACAAATGTTTATGGTTTCATCTTCCCGTTTCTCAATCTCCACCGGCCGGCCTTTCCACTGTTCCATTTCTCAGTGACCGGAGATGGCGACCGGTCTCTCTATCTATGTTCCATCCTTCAATACCGGCACTAATTTATCTTCCAAGTGTCAACTGCTGCGCAGAAACGCCAATTGTCAAGTCCGTTTTCGTTATTTTCGGAAAGCGTCGTTCCAGAAGAATCTTACTACTTCTTCCTTGAAGAGTCCGCCGGAAGAACCGAAGTCAACAGCCTCGTCCGAGCAGCTCCGTCGAAACGGACCGGGCAAGAAGTCGTCCAACTCTTTGTTGTCTGCGTCTGTCTCAGTTCCACTTCTAAATCGTTTTAGGTAAGTTTTGATCCTTGAAGGACAGAGCGGCTGGCTGAGTTGGTCCGTCTTTGAAATTTAGATCAGGTTTTTTAGcgttattttctttaattagaTCACATCCAAAAATGAAAGGCAAAGAAAAAGATCTTTGAATACAGCAACGGTATATATCTTCAATTCTAGAATCTTACCTAGGAATTTGATTTCTTGAATTTCCATAGAGATGCGGTTTTTAAGTTTGATAAACTTGCGCTGGACATATTGGCGATTGCATTGCCTGCTGCACTGGCTTTGGCTGCTGATCCAATTGCATCATTGATTGACACGGCTTTTGTTGGTCATATAGGTACAAAACTTCTTCATGTATTAAGTTACGATAATATTTATCTGAATTGTGCAAAAGGAATCGTTTCTTTATTACTTATCTGGATTCTGGAGTATTGACTGTGATGGCAggtgtaatagtccaagcccaccgctagtagatattgtccgctttgacccgttacatatcactgTCAATCTTAGGGTTTAAAACGTGTCGGTTAGGGAGAgctttttacacccttataagaaatgttttgttcgtCCCTCCaatagatgtgggatctcacaatctacccgcctgagggcccaacgtcttctctggcacaccgctcgatgtttgctagggaaagtCAGGcatcgagcagtgtgccagtgaggacgctgggtctccaaggggggtggattgtgagattccatgtCTGAtggagagggaaaagaaaCATTCATTCTAAAgggtggaaatctctccctagtagacacgttttaaaatcgtgaggctaacggcgatacataacgggtcaaagcggacaatatctgcaaacgatgggcttggacggttcgTTCTTGACATTAATTTTAGAAGTAATATTTCATCGTAATGGAGGTTATATTGATGACTGCAGCACCATGCCGTATACATTCTCTTTGTAGGATCTACTGAACTGGCTGCAGTTGGGGTATCAGCTTCAGTATTCAATTTGGTGTCGAAGTTATTCAATGTTCCTTTACTCAATATCACTACTTCATTTGTTGCTGAAGAGCAGGCCTTGATTCATACAAACGAGAAAAACACTGCTCAAATAAATATTGGTAATTCTAGTTTGCAATTTCAGTAATTTTTTCAACTAAGAACTCCACATTGTCTTCTATGAAGTCGTAaactttttttggttttacCATATAGATGGCATAGAAGAGAATCAAGGGAAAAAGCTCCTTTCCTCTGTATCCACTTCTTTGGCACTTGCTGCTGGTCTTGGAATTGCTGAAGCTGTTATGCTGTCTCTTGGTTCAGGGTCTCTTATGGATATCATGGGTATACCTGTTGTATGTCAAGCTTTAccaattcattttataattcttGGCTTCTAATCCTCCTCGTTGTTTCATTCATGTCTTGAAATGTCTTTGGTTTACGTCTTCTGCATTGTTTGATTATGGTTTTACATGCCATATTTCTATCATACAACATAtctatcttaaaattttgtaggGTTCATCAATGCGTGCACCTGCGGAGCAATTTTTGTCTCTGAGGGCATTTGGTGCTCCCCCTATTGTAATTGCACTTGCTGCACAAGGCACCTTTCGTGGATTTAAGGATACAAAAACGCCATTGTATGCTACTGGTAATATCAATAATTGTTCTCGACTATCTTCCTGTGATGTGAATATGGAAActgttcaaaattaattaagatctTTTAATTAACATGATAGTTGGTTTTGTTGTGTCAGCTGCTGGCAATTTACTCAATGCAGTACTGGATCCattgttgatatttttttgtgGTTTTGGCATTGGAGGTGCTGCAATAGCGACAGTGATATCTGAGTACGTCAACAATGTggtaaacttatttatttagcTTAAGCGCTTGAGATGAGTTCCTAAGATTAGATTAGGAAAtgatgttcttgttctttcctGATGGTCTGATGCCCTTTTTATCAGGTATCTAATCGCATTCGTTCTTCTGTGGAGATTAAACGGAGAAATATCTTTTACTCTTTCAAGCATTGAtggtggtagaattgcacgcTATCTCAAATCTGGTATTACTTCCACTGACAGACAGATTGATTAAGAAGTTTTGTTAATCAATTTGTTTCAGTTACTCGTTCCTCTTCCCTTACTTGTTCCCGAATGAGTGTGAGAGGAATGTGTAATTCCACAATTTCTTAGTTTCTAGAGATACAAATAATTCATGCCTCCTAATTCTGCGAAAACCCTTctgaggattttttttttctacttaaATTTCCCATTTAGTTATGATTCTGACTGTTGTATGTCTCAGGTGGCCTCTTAATGGGCCGGACATTAGCCGTCCTTGTAACCCTGACTCTAGCCACATCCATGGCGGCTAGAGAGGGCACTGTATCCATGGCCGGTTATCAAATTTGTGTACAAATATGGTTGGCCATATCTTTGCTTACTGATGCTTTAGCACTTGCTGGTCAGGTACAGAGATTACCTCAATAATTAGGGCATCATAACTTAAATTCAGCAAAACCTTTAGCTTTTTTCTTGGTTGTGTAACTTGTATGAAGCATACATCAAGGTCTACCTCATTGATTACAAAGCTCCACCCATGATCTTCAGCAGAGATAGTTTCTTGGTTTTGCATTCTGTCATTGGTCTCTTCTTGTTTTGGAAACTtgattttagaattattaaaGAGCTAGACAGTACATAcgtaataattttcatttttcttaactATCAACGTTCAAGGTATTGTACATGCACTGACTAATCCCAGAGGACTGAACTATCCATCtgaataatttttgttgtgaAACTTCGAGGTTCCAGAGTTTTTATGTGTTTCCATCCTCACGAAGGGTCAACCCCTTGGATTAACCTCTTTGAGCTCTTACCGAATCCCAACAAAGGATCCCTATCTTTAGATCACAACTGTTTTTGCCGAAAGAAAATTCATTGTTTTGTTGGTCCTGGTAAATAATTACTGTACTTCTTTTGCAGGCATTATTAGCAAGTAGCTACACCCTACAAGACTACGAACATTCGCGTCAAGTGATTTATAGAACTTTACAGGTCAATAGTAACCCAAACGTCAACATGCCATCTCTTGGCAGTTATTTTTGGTCTTTCTTCTCAAAATAGAAGTGATGAATCTTTTGTTCTctcagtctcatggtttttttCTGGTGGGAAGAAATCACAACTGATTCTGGGTACCTCTATGTACAGATTGGTTTGATATCAGGGATTTCTTTGTCTATTATCTTGTTCCTGGGATTTGGCGCATTTTCTGGTTTATTCAGTGCCGATGCAGAAGTCCTGGAAATTGCACGATCTGGGTTATGGGTAAGAACACGTTATCTGAATAATCgacttttgactttttacCTTTCCTGTGACTGCTTAACAATATTTACAATGGAGATGTTTGGATGACCTACTGTGCTTGACCTTTAAATTTGTCATATTTTGGATCAAATTTCTTCATGTAACATATTTGTTCGGTCCATCTAGAAGCCTGCCATGAATTCATTGTTGATGCAATTTTCACTTGTTTGGTACCTACAACATTCTATTGCTGTAGAGCTGGAGAGAATTTGGTATCCATCCTGAAATTGGGGGAGTAAATTTTGCTAGCGGCCTGTTCTTTACATTTCTAGGAAGATCCAGTTATCTCTCATGATGCCACGTACACCCACTACAAGGCTATTGTGATCGGTTGTCCTGATATCCTAGCCATGTTTTTGCAGTTTGTTGCTGGGTCGCAACCAGTGAATGCTCTAGCTTTTGTTGTAGATGGGCTCTACTATGGAGTTTCAGACTTCGGATATGCAGCCTACTCCATGGTATATTCCTAGTGATTTGagcttcctttttcttttcttttcttttcttttcttttcttttccttctttttttgaaGATACATACTATTAATTTGGCCTGAAACAAGAGCAGGTGCTTGTTGGACtgatttcttctctctacctGCTTGTGGTCACTCCCGCATTCGGTCTACCTGGGGTTTGGAGTGGATTGTTTCTGTTCATGATGTTGCGTTTAATAGCCGGAATCTGGAGGTACAACTTTAGGCGGAGTTCTGATAGTACGgaacattttatattttccctaGTGGCTAACTTATCCGATTTGTCTCTATTTCACCTACCCCAGATTGGGCACGAAGAGTGGGCCATGGGAGATGGTTTTCAATGATCTCGACGAAAAAAGTGACTGAAACTTAAAAGCTTCAAGCTTCTTGAACTTCGTAAAGCTCCCTCATCCCATTTAAAGTGTTGAATACCACGAGGATTTGGATATGTTCCCTAGCTTTACTAAAGCTCCTCTTAATCTGCTGCCTGTTACTGACATCACAGCTTTCTATCTATTAACCAGAGCTGGCCCCCCTTCAATGCAACAGCCAACAGTTCCAGAGCATGTCAGACAGTCCGCCGCAATATTCACCGATCTCAATCACACcatcaaaattgaaatggaGGGGTAATTTCTAAGcaattttgaatattgtaTTTGAAGGACCAAAGTTGTAATCAAGGAGATATGAACATCTATACATCATTCTAATCTCATTTTATTAAAGGTGCACACAAGAACAGGCGTCTGCAAATaggagaagaaatgaaactactaTGTACGCTCAAAAAATAGAATACAATTGTAACCCAACAAGACCAAAAATCTACCCTGCCTATAATCTATCAATCTTCATCCATGGAAGCATGAATCAAGCCATTTCCTTTCCTCCTCCAACCCAAAATCATAATCAGGTCTCAAGAACTCGAAGTTACAATCCTCAACTCTCTGTTCTCCAACTCCCATGTGTTTTTGCCGATCCAGCAACAAACTCAGATCACGGTTGAAGTCCATACAGTCTCCATAGCTCTCCATCTCCGTTGGCTTTCCTTTCATCACCTTCGTCGCCGGGCCGAGATCGCCGACCTCCCATTCGGCTGGAATCCAGTAAGTTCTTCTTGCATATGCATCACTCTGAAGCTTCTGTAGCAAATATTGATTGCAATCGTTGATGTCATTGTAGCCATTTGTATCCATTgcttcaaatttgaaacaaaGCTCAGAAGGATCATTCTGATCATGgctgtattttttaatatcatggCTTCTTACAACATCAGCTAATCCATCCTTGATATCTCCTTCTGTTGATCTGTTCCCAATGTTGTTCGAATCATAAACAGAATTGGGATTAGCATCTGCATAATTGACTCCATTTCTTGCTGTTTCTTCCACTTTCACTTTCAGTTCCTCCATTGATTCATACTCACAGTTCAGTTTCTCTGCAGATACTCCATTtaagaaggaagaggaagaagatgaagaagcaACAGGGGATACCGTGTCCGAATGCTCTGCTGTTACTGgtttcaaagaagaagagtcAGGAAAATTGAGACGAGCAAAAGGGCCATACATGGCTTTGGCAGCTTCATCATAAGCAACAGCAGCCTGGTGAGCAGTGGCAAAGGTACCAAGCCATAAACGactacctttcttcttcacACGGGTATTATTGCTAGCAATAGGCTCTCTAATCTCAGCCACCCACTTACCCCAAGTCCTCTGCCTAACACCTCTGAAATTACAGTCTGAATTCTGCGGACCTCCTTTCCCTCTCATGCAACCCTTCTTGGAGCCCTTGG includes these proteins:
- the LOC111803671 gene encoding protein DETOXIFICATION 44, chloroplastic, which produces MATGLSIYVPSFNTGTNLSSKCQLLRRNANCQVRFRYFRKASFQKNLTTSSLKSPPEEPKSTASSEQLRRNGPGKKSSNSLLSASVSVPLLNRFRDAVFKFDKLALDILAIALPAALALAADPIASLIDTAFVGHIGSTELAAVGVSASVFNLVSKLFNVPLLNITTSFVAEEQALIHTNEKNTAQINIDGIEENQGKKLLSSVSTSLALAAGLGIAEAVMLSLGSGSLMDIMGIPVGSSMRAPAEQFLSLRAFGAPPIVIALAAQGTFRGFKDTKTPLYATAAGNLLNAVLDPLLIFFCGFGIGGAAIATVISEYLIAFVLLWRLNGEISFTLSSIDGGRIARYLKSGGLLMGRTLAVLVTLTLATSMAAREGTVSMAGYQICVQIWLAISLLTDALALAGQALLASSYTLQDYEHSRQVIYRTLQIGLISGISLSIILFLGFGAFSGLFSADAEVLEIARSGLWFVAGSQPVNALAFVVDGLYYGVSDFGYAAYSMVLVGLISSLYLLVVTPAFGLPGVWSGLFLFMMLRLIAGIWRLGTKSGPWEMVFNDLDEKSD
- the LOC111803672 gene encoding dehydration-responsive element-binding protein 2B-like, which encodes MTSENSNGEKTSRKRRNGFVSVVDTLNKWKKLNNQLEFLAKDGVEEVRRVPAKGSKKGCMRGKGGPQNSDCNFRGVRQRTWGKWVAEIREPIASNNTRVKKKGSRLWLGTFATAHQAAVAYDEAAKAMYGPFARLNFPDSSSLKPVTAEHSDTVSPVASSSSSSSFLNGVSAEKLNCEYESMEELKVKVEETARNGVNYADANPNSVYDSNNIGNRSTEGDIKDGLADVVRSHDIKKYSHDQNDPSELCFKFEAMDTNGYNDINDCNQYLLQKLQSDAYARRTYWIPAEWEVGDLGPATKVMKGKPTEMESYGDCMDFNRDLSLLLDRQKHMGVGEQRVEDCNFEFLRPDYDFGLEEERKWLDSCFHG